GCGAGTGATTCTTCGCCCATATCAAAGTAACAGTGAGCAAGACCCACGTGTCCAAGAACATAATCAGGGTTTTGTCTTATCCCTTCTCTTAGAATATTTAGGGCCTGCTTTACAAGTCCCATTTTGCGATAGACCTCTGCCAAAGGAGCAAATACTCTTGATTTTGGATTTTTCTCCAAGATCTCACTATATTTATCAATCAAAGGCGTAGTCGTATCACTTGAACTCATTAGCTTTTATTCCCAAGTCCAGCTTCTTCTTGGTTAATCACTCTTGGTGTCATAAATATGATCAACTCATTTTTACTAATTTCAGGCCCAGAAGGAGTTCTAAAGAACCATCCAATTAGTGGAATATCCTTTAAGAAAGGTACTCCAGAGTGAGTTTCACGCTTTTCGTAGTTATAAACACCACCAAGTACAATTGTAGATCCATTATCTACTAGAACACTAGTATTAACAGTTCTAGCTTGTTTATCAGGTGGAGCTAAGTTACTTGGTCTCGTACCAAATTGCTCTTTACTCAATTCGATGTCTAGAGCAATTGAACCTTCATTTGTAACTTGTGGAGTTACTGCGAGATTTAAAGTAGCATCAATTTGTTGGAATGAAGTAACTGCATCATCACCGTTTCCAGTTTGTTGTGAGTAACTTGTTGTATCAACTGTTTGAATCGTTGCTTTCTTTTTGTTTTGAGCAATAACTTTTGGACTCGCAACAACCTTCCCTTTCGATTCATTCTCCATTAACTGAAGCCTAAAATTTAAATTTAGAAGTCTCCCAAATCGAGTGATTGATAATCCAAATAGATCTCTCGCACCATCACCTGTACTAGGAGCAGAACTTAGTGAAAATCCAGGCCCACTATCGGATGCATCTGCTGTAGAAGTAATTGGATCGTAACCAAAGTTTAAACCTTCAACTAATCCAATTTCTTTTTTATAGCCTTCTGTAACTTCAACAATCTTAGATTCGATTAAAACCTGTGGTGTCTGAGTATCTAAGATTTCAATGATTTTTTTAATCTTTTCAATATTCTCGACAGTATCTTTTACGATCATCGAGTTCGTTCTATCGTCCACAGAGAGAGTTCCTCTTTGCGGTGTAAGATATGGTTTAACAATATCAGTCAAAGATTTTGTATCAGAGTAAGATATTGGAAAAATCTTAGTTACAAGGGGTTCATCTCTAACCTTAATTCTCTTTGCTGCAATTTCTTTTTCTTGCTCTTTGGCCGCTTCATCAAAAGTAGTTACCATAAGGATGGCACCATTCTTTTTCGCAACTAATCTTCCAAGTCCAAGAACAGTATCAAGGGCCTGATCCCAAGGAACATTGACAAGATTTAATGATAGCGGAGGTAATCTTTCAACAGATTCCGTCAAGATAATATTGAATCCCGAAGCATCTGCAATCATCTTTAGAATTTCAGCAATTTTTAAATTTTGTACGTTGATTGTAATTCTTTTACCGATGTATTTTTTTCTACCTGAGAGTGTCAGGTTTTCAAGAATATCCTCGACGGCGCCAGACTTAGGAATGAGAACCTTTGAATCCTCTTCAAGAGTCTCTGCAACTTTTTCTTCGAAACTTTGTCCACTAGAAATTGTATTTTCAGAAAATGCTCCGAATCTATTTTCAATTTCTAAAACGATTCTATTCGGCTTTCTTTTGAGAAGAGATCTAACGTTATCTCTTAATTGAAGAACTAAACGAATATCTTTTGGATTATCTGGTTTTTTATAGGCCGATACATAGACAACTCCACCAGAAAATTCTGAAGTATCAAATCCACGTAGAATTTTATCCGTTGCTGTGGAGTTTTTGATATCAATAATAATCTGCTTAAATTCCGAGTCTTGGAATTTTTTAGCTTCTACATTATTACTGTCAAAGATTAATTCGAGTTGGCTGATTTCACCTTTTTGAGCAAAGTCGATTTTCTCTAACTGTGCACTGAAAGCATTAATCGTCAAAAAGAACGCACCTATTGTGAGTAAAATTCCTCTTTTCATATCACCTCATCCTAAGGTCTTAGATACATACCTGATTTTATTATAGCATTATTTTCAAAAGTCTAAAGAACTTTATTCATTAGAAACTGGAATAACCGTTTCTAAGTACTCTTCTTCGTCATATACGTTAGTAATTTTCTCGGCCAATAAAATTCCACCTGGCAGGATCGCTTTGATGATTGCCTTATTTTGCCCCAACGTCATTCCCTCTTTTAGAATAAAGGTCTCGTTGTCGTTTTGATCACCACCAATAACTTTTGCGATTGCTCTTCTTTCTTTACCAACAAGAATACCTACAATTCTGATATTTTCTAATGGCGTAGAGTCGATTGTTGGAACGTTAGTGAAAAATGTCGTTTCAACTTTCTTAGCCTGCTTCTTCTTAGTCTTAAGAGACGGTCTTTTGAATGGATCTCTTAAGTCCAGAGGGTTAACAATATTCGTTTTACTCTTTCTTAAAATAGCCTCTGCTTTTTTAGAATTACCCAATGCAGGTAGAGCAAATATAAATAATGTCATTATAATTAAGGTACGATTCATCATTATCCACGACCTTTTTTGCTTTTAAATTCACTTTCAATTTTATCAATACCACGATCTTCTTTATGATTATCATTATATTGATAAGCTTCTACCTTAGCTTCGAAATTAACTTCTTGGAAACGTCCTCTTCTTGGTGATGTTCCCTTTGAAATAGTAATCTCTGAAACGTTTAATAGCTGCTCAGCTTCTGAAATTTTTTCTAGGAAAATAAGAAACTGAAGAAAAGTTCCCGAACCCTTAAATTCATAAATCTTTGTGTTATAAAAACCATGATTTTCTCCACTTCGAGGAGAGAGATAGATATTTTTAACATTTAGAGTTTCAGCAATTGTTTTAATGAATTCGAGATTTGATGCATCTGAAATACTACTTGGAAGTTTCTTTTGAATCTTTTCTACTTCAATAGCAACTAATTCGATTCTCTTTTTTGCATCTTCAATTTCCTTCATATAGTTTTCGATATCAGTTTTCTTTTTTTGACTCTTCTTAATTCTTTGCTCTATCGTAGGAATTTCTGATGTAGAGTTAACTTTACGTTCTTCAATAGCAATATACTTTTCATAGGCACCAAAGCCTAGATACAACAACAAGAAAACATGGAGATTCTTTATTAATAACTTCATAACTATTCAGACCAAGGATCAAAGGTTTCTATATTTCCCTCTATTTCAAATACGAGAAATCTAAATTCTGTTCCCTGTACTCTTTCAGGTTTTGTCTCAGAACTTTTAAGGTTTAATGAATTACCGTAAAATCGCGATTCATTAGTAATACTAATAAAGTCACCTATATGCTTATATTCTAAGGCAGCACCTTTGAGATATAACATTCTATCAGACGTAATTCTTAGCTCATCTAACCAAAGATCACTTGGTATTCCTCTTGCGAGTTTTTCTAGCAATGACTTCGGATTTGTTCTCTTTTTAATAATTGCATCAACTTGACCAGAGCGAAGTCTCAGTTTTTCAACTTGATCATTATATGCCGATAACTTTTCTTGAACATTCTGATTTTTTCTTAGGAAAGTTCTTAATTGCCTTTCTTTATTACGAAGCTGCTGAACTTTTTCTTCATTAGCGACAATCTCTTCTTCCAGTTTTGGGAAGTAAAAATAGTCAGGTGTTAATGATATCAAATAGACGATGATAAGCATCTTGAAATTGATTTCACTAACCTCAATTCCTAAAATTTTAGGAATTCTCTTTTTCTTCTTTTTTGCGATGAGGTTAATATAAATCATTTATCAGTCTGCCCTAGTCCCAAGCCCAAAACAACACACCCTTTAAAGGCAATGTCGTTTATCTCTTCTTCAGAGAACTTCTTATCATATTTAATTCCATCAAATGGATTCAGTACTTCAACATCAACATTCAACAGCGCTTTAATCCCTTCTACTAATCCAGGAATAAGTGAACTACCACCAGTAATGCTACATCCAAGGAAGCTGTCATCTGAGGTTGAACTAATATAGAAATCAATTGTTTTTTTGAGTTCACCAAAGATAGCTTCTACAACATCATCAATAATCTCTAAAATTTCTTCAGGTAGATTTCCATTCTCATCCCCTGTGATTTTGAGATCTTCAGCTTCAAAGTAATTAACACCTAATTGTCTTTGAATTTCTTCCGTAATCATTGATCCACCAACATCAATCTCTTTCATGAATATTGGAGTACCATTTTTAAATATTAAAATCTGAGTCTTCTGTGCCCCTAAATCAATGACAATCCAAGAACCCACTTCATCTTCAGAAATTTTATTATAAACAGCCAGTTCAAAAATATTGCAAAGAGCAATTTGACTTAAGTCTACTCTCTTGACCTTCAAACCGCTCGCTTCAACCAAATCTTTATAATTTAAAAGGACTTCTTTCTTAGCAGCAGCGATAATTACATCAACACCACCACCTTCGTTTTCACCAAGATTAAAAAAATCGAGATTACAGTCTTCAATAGCAAAAGGAAGGTATTGTTCAGCTTCCCAAATTACTTGATCCTCGATTTCTTCTTCTGTACCACCGGCTAGCTGAAGTTTTCTAGCGATCGTATTAGCCCCGCTTATTCCTAAGCAGACATACTTACTTTCAAACCCACCTTTTTTATAAGCCGTTTGAATAGCAGCAACTATTTCATTTTCTTTTTGAATCTCATCATCAATTATTGATGCTTCCGGAAGTGGGTAGCTAGAAAACCTTTCTAACTTAAACTCTTTTCCATTAAAACTGACTTCGCTAAATTTAATAGCGCTTTGACCAATATCTAGACCAAGCAAAGTTTTATTACCAAAGCTCAACTGATCTTTTAAATCATCAATGAATGAATCTAGTTTGTTTTGAATATCCAATTTATTTTGTCCACTATTAAAGTACTTTAAGCTTATCTATTCAAAATTATAACTGATAGATTCAACTATTTTCAAGAAATTAGACGCCTAAATGAAATAAACTTTCCATTATTCTCGAAAAATCTTCTTTAAAAAAGATTTGAAAGAAAGCAACAACCAAAATAAAAGGACCAAACGGTATCTGAGTCTTTCGGTTTGTTATTTTTAAAGCAATAAGAGCAATCCCAACAACAGAGCCTAACATACAGCTCAAAAAGATATTATGAATAATGCCGACAACACCAAAGTGAATCCCTAAGACACCCCATAATTTAACATCCCCCATACCAAGACCTTCTTCACCCCGGAGAGCTTTAAAACCTCTACTCACAAGAAAAGGTCCACCAAAACCTGCAAGTAATCCGGCTCCCCAAAATAATGGAGATGAAAAAAGAATTGCATACACTAAGAATGTTGCAAGGAGATATAAATTAATAACATTTGGAAGAATCTTAAATTCTAAATCAACGATAAAGTGAACGAGAAAACAACTGAAGATTGAAAAATAGAAAGCATAAAAGGCCAAGCTTTCTGAACTCAGTGATGATGGCATTAAAAGAAGAGAAGCAACCCCTGTGACAACTTCAACAAAGGGATATCTAAGTGGTATCTTCCAATGACATTTACTACATTTACCTCTCAAAAATAAGTATCCTAAAATAGGAACATTTTCATACCAATAGATTAGTTTCCCACAACCTGGGCAAGCAGAACGAGGCCTCACAAAGTCGAGCTCTCTTGGAATTCTGTAGATAAGTACATTGAGAAAACTTCCAATCATTGCACCAAACACAAAGAAGAAAGCTTTAATTAAAAAAAAGTCGGTCATGTTAAATCTTTTTTGTTAAGAATGAAAACAGAAAGCAACATAATAGCAGCAATATAGATTATTCCATAAGAAAAACTTCCTACGAGATAACTCGTAGATAAATGATTCTCGAAAAGGACAAAGTTTTTAATATTAAGCTTACTAAAATTAGGAAAAAATGTTCCATAAAATTTTAGAAGATAGAGAAATACAGGATTATTTTTTGCAAAGTTTAACGCCGTTGTATTCGTAAGACTATGTCCCAGAATATAGATTAATATAGTATAGACCGTGCTCATCGTAACATTTGTTAACATAGAAAAAAGAACACTAATACATAGAATAATTACCGATTCAACGACAGCAAATAGAATCGCCCAGTAAATAAGTGAATCAAAGAAATTCCCAGAACTCATCCAAAAAACAAAGAGACTCATCAAGCTTAGAATTAAAATATTCACAATTAGCATTGTGATCATCCCTAGGACTCTACCAATGAGATATTCCCATCTTTTAACTGGACGAGATAAAATCATATAGATTGTTCTTCCCTCAATCTCTTTTGAAATAAGCGTGGAGCCAAAGAAAATTCCCATACCAACACTTGATAATGTCAAAAGGCCAAGACCAAAGTCTAGAGCGACTCTCTCCGGAACACCATAGGTAAATTCTCTCGCAATAAATGATGCGATCAGAAGAATCACTCCCAAGAAAAGAGTATTATAGATAATTCGACTTTTAAAAACTTCAATGAATGTATACTTGGCGATACTTATAACTCTCATTATTTTTTCAACTTATAAACAACTTCTTCTAGAGTTGGTACGATTGCCTCGACTCTTTCGATGGCCTTATTGTTTTTAATAGCTTCTTTCAAAAAGATATTCTTATCTTCTTCATTAAATACTTTTTCAATCAGCTTATCTTTTTCACGAAGAATCACCGAATATTGAAGATCAGTATCCTTCTTTAGTAATTCATCCTTACTTCCATTAAATAAAACCTTACCTCTTTCTAAGAAAATGACATCGCTACAAACCTCTTCTAAGTCAGAAACAATGTGGCTACTAAAAAAGATAGTCATCCCTTTTGCATTTAGCTCCCGTATTGCATCTTTCATAACAGAACGCCCTATTGGATCGACTCCTGATAGTGGCTCATCTAGTACGAGAAATTTTGGTGAATGCAAAATGGCGACAACAAAACCTAATCTTTGCAACATCCCTTTTGAATAACTTCTGATTTTCTGATCGAGGGCGTGATCAATAAGCAATTTCTTTGTCCAACGGATTAACTGATCATTATAGTCACCTATCTTAAGCCCATTTAACTCTAAGAGGTATTTCGCAAACTCTCGCCCCGTTAAATAAGGATAAAAATATGGGTGTTCTGGTAAATATCCAATATTCTTTTTAATCTCAAGGTCGTTGTTTCCTAGCTCTTTTGAGAAAACCACTGTACCAGATTTAGGTTTAATAAAATCCATTAAGATTTTGATAGATGTAGTTTTCCCTGCTCCATTAGCGCCGAGAAAACCAATAACCTTCCCTTGTGGTATTTCAAAAGAGACCTTATCGAGGACGACTTTCTCTTTTGACCAAAAATCTGATTTGAATGTTTTTAGAACTTCGTTAAAATGAATCATATTATGTATAACTTTAAAAAATATTTTTTATTATTACCTATATTCATATTATTCTATTTCGCTTTTGTTTTAAATAGTAGTTTTAAAAAGCCTAAACTTGAAATTACTAAACAAGATAGTGCGCAAAATTTTAATAATGACTTTCTAAAGATTTTCTCACTCGGACAAGAGCGCCTCTTATCCAGTATCCTCTGGGTAGAAACAATGATGAACTCAGACATTGATCATTATAAAAGTAATGACCTTCTCTCTTGGATGTATCTACGATTTAATACCATTACTGATTTAACACCAAAATTCTATGAACCTTATCTTTATGGTGGGATTTACCTTTCAATCATTAAAGATGACGATCTTGGGGCTAAAAAGATTTACGAAAAGGGAATTAATCAATTCCCTAATGATTATTATCTTCTTCTTAACAGCTCATTTCACTATTACTACGAATTAGGTGATGTAGATAATGCCATCACGAATTTAACTAAGATTAAAGACCACCCTAGAGCTGCGAGTTATATTCCCTCATTGATCGCGAGATTAAAATCATCATCAGGAGATCTCGTAGGAGCTTTCACTCTACTTTATGAAACCTTTCGAAATGCACCATCAGAAAGTGCTATCAAAAAGAAACTTGCTAATGATCTCTATTCAATTAAAGCAGAGATTGATTTAGACTGCCTTAATTCAGAGTCAAATAAGACTTGCCAGAGACAAGATTTTTTTGGAAACGATTATATATATATGAATGGTCGTTACAGTTCTTCAAAGCCTTTTAAACCTTACAGAAATAAAAAAGGGGCAAACTAAGTTGCCCCTTCCTTTTTATCAAAGAATAAATTCTAATTAGAAACCAGCATTGATTTGCATTAGAGTCTTGTTTTCGTTGATTGCCCACTTACTTGCAGAAGTGTTCTTGTTGAAATCGGCATCAATAACACCAATTGCACCAGCTACGAAATAAGAACCATTTGCATAAACTGCAGGGATATCAAGTGCTGAGTTCCCAGAGTTATTTAAAGTTGTCGTCGCGATGTTCTTAATGTCAGCGATAGCCATTTTCGCACCACCAACAGTTTTATTAGCAGGGAATCCATAAGCTCCGGCCACACAAGAACCACCGTTATCTACGATAATTTGGTTTGCAGCTGTTGCTTCAGCAGAGAATCCAATTGCATAATAATTTCCAATCGGAGCAACATATCCAGCACTTTCAAGACATGATCCAAAGGCATCATAGTCAGCTTGAAGAGCTGTAAGTGCAGAGTAAATAGCAGAAAGTTGAAGCTTCGCCTCAGACGTCTTTGCTTTTGATTGATAACGCTTAAAGTTTGGAAT
This region of Halobacteriovorax sp. GB3 genomic DNA includes:
- a CDS encoding prepilin peptidase, whose amino-acid sequence is MTDFFLIKAFFFVFGAMIGSFLNVLIYRIPRELDFVRPRSACPGCGKLIYWYENVPILGYLFLRGKCSKCHWKIPLRYPFVEVVTGVASLLLMPSSLSSESLAFYAFYFSIFSCFLVHFIVDLEFKILPNVINLYLLATFLVYAILFSSPLFWGAGLLAGFGGPFLVSRGFKALRGEEGLGMGDVKLWGVLGIHFGVVGIIHNIFLSCMLGSVVGIALIALKITNRKTQIPFGPFILVVAFFQIFFKEDFSRIMESLFHLGV
- a CDS encoding ABC transporter permease; the protein is MRVISIAKYTFIEVFKSRIIYNTLFLGVILLIASFIAREFTYGVPERVALDFGLGLLTLSSVGMGIFFGSTLISKEIEGRTIYMILSRPVKRWEYLIGRVLGMITMLIVNILILSLMSLFVFWMSSGNFFDSLIYWAILFAVVESVIILCISVLFSMLTNVTMSTVYTILIYILGHSLTNTTALNFAKNNPVFLYLLKFYGTFFPNFSKLNIKNFVLFENHLSTSYLVGSFSYGIIYIAAIMLLSVFILNKKDLT
- a CDS encoding type IV pilin protein → MKKRRLEHGFTLVELMVVVAIIGILSAVAIPNFKRYQSKAKTSEAKLQLSAIYSALTALQADYDAFGSCLESAGYVAPIGNYYAIGFSAEATAANQIIVDNGGSCVAGAYGFPANKTVGGAKMAIADIKNIATTTLNNSGNSALDIPAVYANGSYFVAGAIGVIDADFNKNTSASKWAINENKTLMQINAGF
- a CDS encoding PilN domain-containing protein — encoded protein: MIYINLIAKKKKKRIPKILGIEVSEINFKMLIIVYLISLTPDYFYFPKLEEEIVANEEKVQQLRNKERQLRTFLRKNQNVQEKLSAYNDQVEKLRLRSGQVDAIIKKRTNPKSLLEKLARGIPSDLWLDELRITSDRMLYLKGAALEYKHIGDFISITNESRFYGNSLNLKSSETKPERVQGTEFRFLVFEIEGNIETFDPWSE
- a CDS encoding ABC transporter ATP-binding protein, whose protein sequence is MIHFNEVLKTFKSDFWSKEKVVLDKVSFEIPQGKVIGFLGANGAGKTTSIKILMDFIKPKSGTVVFSKELGNNDLEIKKNIGYLPEHPYFYPYLTGREFAKYLLELNGLKIGDYNDQLIRWTKKLLIDHALDQKIRSYSKGMLQRLGFVVAILHSPKFLVLDEPLSGVDPIGRSVMKDAIRELNAKGMTIFFSSHIVSDLEEVCSDVIFLERGKVLFNGSKDELLKKDTDLQYSVILREKDKLIEKVFNEEDKNIFLKEAIKNNKAIERVEAIVPTLEEVVYKLKK
- the pilO gene encoding type 4a pilus biogenesis protein PilO, with translation MKLLIKNLHVFLLLYLGFGAYEKYIAIEERKVNSTSEIPTIEQRIKKSQKKKTDIENYMKEIEDAKKRIELVAIEVEKIQKKLPSSISDASNLEFIKTIAETLNVKNIYLSPRSGENHGFYNTKIYEFKGSGTFLQFLIFLEKISEAEQLLNVSEITISKGTSPRRGRFQEVNFEAKVEAYQYNDNHKEDRGIDKIESEFKSKKGRG
- a CDS encoding pilus assembly protein PilP, with product MTLFIFALPALGNSKKAEAILRKSKTNIVNPLDLRDPFKRPSLKTKKKQAKKVETTFFTNVPTIDSTPLENIRIVGILVGKERRAIAKVIGGDQNDNETFILKEGMTLGQNKAIIKAILPGGILLAEKITNVYDEEEYLETVIPVSNE
- the pilM gene encoding type IV pilus assembly protein PilM; amino-acid sequence: MDIQNKLDSFIDDLKDQLSFGNKTLLGLDIGQSAIKFSEVSFNGKEFKLERFSSYPLPEASIIDDEIQKENEIVAAIQTAYKKGGFESKYVCLGISGANTIARKLQLAGGTEEEIEDQVIWEAEQYLPFAIEDCNLDFFNLGENEGGGVDVIIAAAKKEVLLNYKDLVEASGLKVKRVDLSQIALCNIFELAVYNKISEDEVGSWIVIDLGAQKTQILIFKNGTPIFMKEIDVGGSMITEEIQRQLGVNYFEAEDLKITGDENGNLPEEILEIIDDVVEAIFGELKKTIDFYISSTSDDSFLGCSITGGSSLIPGLVEGIKALLNVDVEVLNPFDGIKYDKKFSEEEINDIAFKGCVVLGLGLGQTDK
- the pilQ gene encoding type IV pilus secretin PilQ encodes the protein MKRGILLTIGAFFLTINAFSAQLEKIDFAQKGEISQLELIFDSNNVEAKKFQDSEFKQIIIDIKNSTATDKILRGFDTSEFSGGVVYVSAYKKPDNPKDIRLVLQLRDNVRSLLKRKPNRIVLEIENRFGAFSENTISSGQSFEEKVAETLEEDSKVLIPKSGAVEDILENLTLSGRKKYIGKRITINVQNLKIAEILKMIADASGFNIILTESVERLPPLSLNLVNVPWDQALDTVLGLGRLVAKKNGAILMVTTFDEAAKEQEKEIAAKRIKVRDEPLVTKIFPISYSDTKSLTDIVKPYLTPQRGTLSVDDRTNSMIVKDTVENIEKIKKIIEILDTQTPQVLIESKIVEVTEGYKKEIGLVEGLNFGYDPITSTADASDSGPGFSLSSAPSTGDGARDLFGLSITRFGRLLNLNFRLQLMENESKGKVVASPKVIAQNKKKATIQTVDTTSYSQQTGNGDDAVTSFQQIDATLNLAVTPQVTNEGSIALDIELSKEQFGTRPSNLAPPDKQARTVNTSVLVDNGSTIVLGGVYNYEKRETHSGVPFLKDIPLIGWFFRTPSGPEISKNELIIFMTPRVINQEEAGLGNKS